One window of the Chryseobacterium shigense genome contains the following:
- a CDS encoding class I SAM-dependent methyltransferase codes for MKIEHLIESISGKNAIHGKKLQKNFASLSEDENYIKDYDGFISKYREILEKKNLTFDDSINYYLKMIGDFNEEMLDFIRTNKYRNTSFDEVNRAMYNNPDVMVSHMHGLLLSQFLWKHHYAVYQYFKTQIQQYLPVESYLEIGAGHGLYLEAAMEKIGDNCTFEALDISESSLELTKSLIKSEKVVYHLKNVFDYTDEDEKKDFITMGEVLEHVEDPLSLLNKIKSLIKPDGTIFITTPTNAPSIDHIYLFNNIQEIRDLIHEAGLEIVDERYFVSEDIELEKAEKRKVATMYASFLKIKNI; via the coding sequence ATGAAAATAGAACACCTTATTGAAAGTATTTCCGGAAAAAATGCCATTCACGGCAAAAAGCTTCAGAAAAACTTTGCCTCTCTCTCAGAAGACGAAAATTATATAAAAGATTACGATGGCTTCATCAGCAAATACAGAGAAATTCTTGAAAAAAAGAACCTGACCTTTGATGATTCTATTAATTATTATCTTAAAATGATCGGCGATTTTAATGAAGAAATGCTGGATTTTATAAGAACCAATAAGTATAGGAATACTTCATTTGATGAGGTAAACCGTGCGATGTACAATAATCCGGATGTCATGGTTTCCCATATGCACGGCTTATTGCTTTCACAGTTTTTGTGGAAACATCATTATGCAGTGTATCAGTATTTTAAAACCCAGATTCAACAGTATCTTCCTGTGGAATCCTATCTTGAAATAGGAGCAGGCCATGGCCTGTATCTTGAGGCTGCTATGGAAAAAATTGGGGATAACTGTACTTTTGAGGCACTTGATATCAGTGAATCTTCACTTGAGCTTACCAAAAGCTTAATTAAAAGTGAAAAGGTTGTTTACCATCTTAAAAATGTATTCGACTATACGGATGAGGATGAGAAGAAAGACTTTATTACAATGGGAGAAGTGCTGGAGCATGTGGAAGATCCGTTGTCGCTGCTGAATAAAATCAAAAGCCTGATAAAGCCGGACGGAACTATTTTCATTACTACTCCTACTAATGCACCTTCTATAGATCATATTTATCTTTTTAATAATATTCAGGAAATCAGAGATCTCATTCATGAGGCAGGCCTTGAAATTGTGGATGAAAGATATTTTGTAAGTGAAGATATAGAACTGGAAAAAGCAGAAAAAAGAAAAGTTGCTACCATGTATGCATCATTTTTAAAAATAAAAAACATATAA
- a CDS encoding acyl carrier protein, which produces MSKNEILSKLSEIFREELDNEEITLTEETTANDVEEWDSLSHIQLIVAVEKAFGIRFTSSEIQSWNTVGEMADSITSKL; this is translated from the coding sequence ATGAGCAAAAACGAAATTTTATCAAAATTATCAGAAATTTTCCGTGAAGAACTGGATAATGAAGAAATTACTTTAACTGAAGAAACTACTGCAAATGATGTTGAAGAATGGGATTCTCTTTCTCATATTCAGTTAATTGTAGCAGTGGAAAAAGCTTTCGGTATACGTTTTACCTCTTCTGAAATTCAGAGCTGGAACACTGTAGGAGAAATGGCTGATTCTATCACTTCAAAATTATAA
- a CDS encoding VOC family protein, translating to MKFHHVGVACKDIQAELQNIRKLHKIIEETPVVFDENQQAELCMITVEDGLNIELVSGKPVQNLLKKNISYYHICYEVDDIDQSIENLIEHGGMLISPPKEAILFNNRKVAFLMLSYGIVELLNK from the coding sequence ATGAAATTTCACCATGTAGGAGTTGCCTGTAAAGACATACAGGCAGAACTCCAAAACATAAGAAAGCTCCATAAAATTATTGAGGAAACCCCTGTTGTTTTTGATGAAAACCAGCAGGCGGAACTGTGCATGATTACTGTAGAAGACGGGTTGAATATAGAGCTTGTTTCAGGTAAACCGGTACAGAATCTTTTGAAAAAAAATATATCTTACTATCATATCTGTTATGAAGTGGATGATATTGACCAGTCAATTGAAAACCTTATCGAACATGGCGGAATGCTTATTTCTCCTCCCAAAGAGGCTATACTTTTCAACAACAGAAAAGTTGCTTTTTTAATGCTTTCTTATGGAATTGTCGAACTTTTAAACAAGTAG
- a CDS encoding MBOAT family O-acyltransferase, with amino-acid sequence MQFTSLVFVLFFSVFFAVYWWILGKNLKAQNVFLLLGSYVFYAYWDWRLLILLIGSSAIIYFLGLKISRSENSEKKLWLNLGLIFSVGTLLYFKYFNFFIQSFTDLFGIKNNLTLNIILPLGISFYTFRMISYLLDIKNTKLKAETDALAFFNYIAFFPSMTSGPIDKGGLLLPQLKKERVFTLENGSDAARQILLGAFKKLVVSNAIFPVTESIFQGYEHLSGSTIAFGAILFLFQMYADFSGYSDMAIGFAKLLGFKTTKNFAFPLFAQNIADYWRKWHISLTSWLTEYVFTPLVITFRDYDKKGLMLAVFLNFVIIGFWHGANWTFIVYGCLQGLYYVPLVVNNQINKKKKLSKTIPTFKELGNIIYTMALVCFALVLFVAPSLKDAFGMYGKIFSLSLFSVPQFIKIKILGLIGIVVLIDWINKDQEHGLEISRFKPIVRRAFYIFLVFMIMYFGIFGNAKFIYQQF; translated from the coding sequence ATGCAGTTTACATCATTGGTATTCGTACTTTTCTTCTCTGTTTTTTTTGCTGTCTACTGGTGGATTCTCGGGAAAAATCTTAAAGCCCAGAATGTATTTTTATTATTAGGCAGTTACGTATTCTATGCATATTGGGACTGGAGGTTATTAATACTTTTGATCGGAAGTTCGGCAATTATCTATTTTTTAGGGTTGAAAATTTCCAGAAGTGAAAATTCGGAGAAAAAACTCTGGCTGAATTTAGGCCTGATTTTTTCCGTTGGGACACTGCTTTATTTTAAATATTTTAATTTCTTCATTCAATCTTTTACAGATTTATTCGGAATTAAAAATAATCTGACCTTAAATATAATTTTACCCCTCGGAATTAGTTTTTATACATTCAGAATGATCAGTTATCTGCTTGATATAAAGAATACTAAATTAAAAGCCGAGACAGATGCACTGGCATTTTTCAATTATATCGCCTTCTTCCCGAGTATGACATCGGGCCCTATTGATAAAGGAGGCCTATTGCTTCCACAACTGAAAAAAGAAAGAGTTTTCACACTGGAAAACGGTTCTGATGCAGCCAGGCAAATTCTTCTGGGTGCATTTAAAAAGCTGGTGGTTTCTAATGCTATTTTTCCGGTTACAGAAAGTATATTCCAGGGATATGAGCATCTTTCCGGAAGCACTATAGCTTTTGGAGCCATACTGTTTTTATTCCAGATGTATGCGGATTTTTCAGGATATTCCGACATGGCAATTGGCTTTGCAAAGCTTTTAGGCTTTAAAACCACCAAAAACTTTGCTTTTCCCCTTTTTGCCCAGAATATTGCCGATTATTGGCGGAAATGGCATATTTCTCTTACATCATGGCTTACAGAATATGTATTTACACCTCTTGTGATTACTTTCCGTGATTATGATAAAAAAGGATTGATGCTTGCCGTTTTTCTCAATTTCGTCATCATTGGTTTCTGGCATGGTGCCAACTGGACGTTCATTGTTTACGGCTGCCTGCAGGGATTGTATTATGTTCCTTTAGTTGTTAATAACCAGATCAATAAAAAGAAAAAGCTGTCTAAAACCATTCCTACATTTAAAGAATTAGGGAATATTATATATACAATGGCTTTAGTGTGCTTTGCTTTGGTTTTATTTGTGGCTCCAAGTTTAAAAGACGCTTTTGGAATGTATGGGAAAATTTTCAGTCTTTCACTTTTTTCAGTTCCGCAGTTTATCAAAATTAAAATTTTAGGTTTGATAGGAATTGTAGTTCTGATTGACTGGATCAATAAGGACCAGGAGCATGGATTGGAAATCAGCAGATTTAAACCAATAGTAAGAAGAGCATTTTATATTTTCCTTGTTTTTATGATTATGTATTTTGGAATTTTTGGGAATGCCAAGTTTATTTATCAACAATTCTAA